Proteins co-encoded in one Scomber scombrus chromosome 14, fScoSco1.1, whole genome shotgun sequence genomic window:
- the LOC133994162 gene encoding smoothelin-like protein 2 has translation MSVKPSPEGLLAAKPAQSPASVPKAASVSTAEAPTGEAGEYPFKRGTSGVKEVPSNVSKEQSGSESQSFALLPLTAAPKPDQSTTSAPESPTTKPGQYPFKRDVSEPKPYLSLTAMTKPNTESSSSAIPAPAQSSPSLSGSQDPIVKPGEYPFKRVPVLKTPSPSLKRSVSFPQSAEKLLPSKSIIKSGFSPKLDKKANKGGGFDFKQDLMKSQTLPRSNGAQAKRALFERMNSEPTKPKDSKPKLKRSQSFGMSSASGIKQILLEWCRSKTIGYQNIDIQNFSSCWSDGMAFCALVHSFFPLEFDYNTLDPANRKHNLQLAFTTAEEQADCLRLIEVDDMLEMGDRPDPMCVFTYVQSLYNHLKQFE, from the exons ATGAGCGTCAAACCCAGTCCTGAGGGTCTGCTTGCAGCCAAACCTGCTCAGTCTCCGGCATCAGTGCCTAAAGCAGCAAGTGTTTCTACTGCAGAGGCTCCAACAGGGGAAGCAGGGGAATATCCTTTTAAAAGAG GAACATCTGGAGTTAAGGAGGTGCCGTCCAACGTATCCAAGGAACAGTCGGGCTCTGAATCCCAGTCTTTTGCCCTTCTCCCCCTTACAGCTGCACCCAAACCTGATCAGAGTACCACTTCAGCACCAGAATCCCCTACAACAAAGCCAGGCCAATATCCGTTTAAACGTG ATGTCAGTGAACCCAAGCCGTACCTGTCTCTCACTGCCATGACCAAACCCAACACAGAGTCTTCATCATCTGCTATACCAGCACCAGCTCAGTCTTCTCCAAGTCTTTCAGGATCACAGGACCCTATTGTAAAGCCAGGGGAATATCCCTTTAAGCGAG TACCAGTTCTCAAGACACCCAGTCCCAGCCTAAAGAGAAGTGTGAGCTTCCCTCAATCAGCAG AAAAATTACTTCCCTCCAAATCAATCATAAAATCTGGTTTCTCACCTAAATTGGACAA GAAAGCAAACAAAGGAGGAGGGTTTGACTTCAAGCAGGATTTGATGAAATCTCAAACACTTCCACGCTCCAATGGAGCACAGGCCAAACGAGCTCTCTTTGAGAGGATGAACTCAGAGCCCACTAA GCCAAAGGACTCTAAGCCTAAACTGAAGCGCTCTCAGAGTTTTGGCATGTCCAGTGCCAGCGGTATTAAACAGATTCTCTTGGAGTGGTGCCGCTCGAAAACGATTGGCTATCAG AATATAGACATCCAAAATTTCTCCTCCTGTTGGAGTGATGGGATGGCTTTCTGTGCTCTGGTCCACTCTTTCTTCCCACTGGAGTTTGATTACAACACTCTGGACCCTGCAAACCGCAAACACAACTTACAGCTGGCATTCACCACCGCAGA GGAGCAGGCAGACTGTCTCCGTCTGATCGAGGTGGACGACATGTTGGAGATGGGGGACAGGCCTGAccccatgtgtgtgtttacatacgTCCAGTCCCTCTACAACCACCTGAAGCAGTTTGAATAA